One genomic window of Anthonomus grandis grandis chromosome 3, icAntGran1.3, whole genome shotgun sequence includes the following:
- the LOC126734659 gene encoding uncharacterized protein LOC126734659 — translation MKEDLVKTTQSLFKISKSQQEIDTFLKLNKRNEVIILQKLHSTDLSVGEKSKLENILALLKSLSKQIKRKQTSGQGIGPSTSASNSTNTTSNSPSVVWKMISSAFRSRIQTGAIINLNCIELDQFLEESRPLLKTKIIQNLKTLGPIKLNVKLCATYELPSTGEEDYKYFVSCNKEILKVDSIDEIIKQLFETILSKSEEFQHRGSGWKYVGTSFLLVCINKFSPLNGVTYIALPSWLESKGLINIKNNDKRCFVWSILAHLYHVDVDKENVLSYPQSVHDILNLRDIEMPVKISDISKFENQNPNISINVFGIDSSSKSIIGPLYHTKQVKPHHINLLYFKIR, via the exons ATGAAAGAAGACTTGGTAAAGACAACACAGtcactatttaaaatttcaaaatctcAACAAGAAAtagatacttttttaaaacttaataaaaggAATGAAGTTATAATACTTCAAAAATTGCATAGTACAGACTTATCAGTTggagaaaaaagtaaattagaaAACATTTTGGCATTACTAAAATCATTAAGCAAGCAAATTAAAAGGAAACAAACTTCAGGTCAAGGTATAGGACCTAGTACCAGTGCCAGTAACAGTACAAATACCACTTCAAACTCGCCATCAGTTGTCTGGAAAAtg ataTCTTCTGCTTTTCGTTCTCGTATACAAACAGGAGCAATCATAAATTTGAATTGTATTGAGCTTGATCAGTTTTTGGAAGAGTCGAGACCTCtactcaaaacaaaaattatccaaaatcTAAAGACACTGGGTCCTATCAAGTTGAATGTGAAGCTTTGCGCTACCTATGAACTTCCTTCAACCGGAGAAGAGGATTATAAGTATTTCGTTTCGTGCAACAAGGAAATACTTAAAGTCGACTCTATCGATGAGATCATCAAACAACTTTTTGAAACTATTCTATCGAAATCTGAAGAATTTCAACATCGAGGATCTGGTTGGAAATATGTTGGTACGTCATTCCTTTTAGTTTGTATTAATAAGTTTTCTCCTCTTAATGGTGTCACATACATTGCTTTACCCTCTTGGCTCGAAAGCAAaggtttaattaatataaaaaataatgataaaagatGTTTTGTTTGGAGTATTTTAGCTCATTTATATCATGTGGATGTAGATAAGGAAAATGTGTTATCTTATCCTCAATCAGTtcatgatattttaaatttacgcgATATAGAAATGCCAGTAAAAATCtcagatatttcaaaatttgaaaatcaaaatccTAATATTTCTATAAATGTTTTTGGTATAGATAGTTCTTCTAAGTCAATAATTGGACCTTTATATCATACAAAACAAGTTAAGCCACACcatataaatttactttattttaaaa TCaggtaa